TGTGCAGCAGCTGTTGCACCAGGAGATAATAGTCCTTGAGTATTTACTACAAAAACTAAATTGTTAGTGTTTTGCCCTTGAAAAGCATAAACATCTGTAATGTCTGAAGCATTACCTGTTACTGCCGGTGCATCAGCATGATCGGCAGCTACGAAAATTAGACCTGAAATCGCTACCAGCGACAAGCCTAAAAGTAACTTGATTTTTTTCATTGTTGTTATTATTTTGACGTTAATACAATCATGTACGGTATTGAATTACAATTGGTTTAAAAAAATGTTAAATTTTTAATTAAATATAAATATGGGTTTTAAATAAAAAGATTCTTATTTTTACGTTAATAAAAAACTAGGTATGACACAAGAAGAATTATTACCATTACTTTTAAGAAAGGAAGAAAAAGCTTTTACTACACTTTATGACATGTATTCTAAAAGCCTTTTCAGTATTATAACCAATTTAATAAAAGATCGAGAAGAAGCCGAAGATGTACTTCAAGAGGTATTTGTAAAAATTTGGAAGAACATTGACAGCTACAATCAAAGTAAAGGAAGACTGTACACCTGGATGCTCAACATCACCAGGAATACTGCCATTGACAAATTGCGTTCTAAAGGGTTTAACAACAGTCAAAAAACCTCTCTTCTGATAATTTCGTACATCTGTTGGATGACAGTAATAAGCTGACGAGCAGAATAGATACCATCGGTATCAGGGAATTTGTAAATAAATTAAAACCCAAATGTATTCAAATCATTGACTTACTGTTTTTCAAAGGATACACGCAACAGGAAGCGTCAGAGGAATTAGCGATTCCTTTAGGAACTGTAAAAACCCAAAATAGAATGTGCATGAACGACCTACGAACTTTTTTAAAAATATAAATGGAAACAAAAGAATATATCGAATCCGGAATATTAGAGCTTTATGTTTATGGTTTGCTCAGCGAATCAGAAAATGATGAAGTGAATGCTATGGCCAATAAAAATCCGGAAATAAAAACAGAAATTCTGTCTATAGAAAAGGCCATTATCAACCTTTCCAGCAGCTTCTCGCCTTTCCTTTCGCACAGCCAATTTGAAAAAATCAAAGCGCAATTGGAATTGAAACACGGTAAAGTTATAGACTTGAAATCAAGAAGCAATACGGCAACCTATGTTGGTTGGGCGGCTTCTATAGTATTGTTGATAGGGATTGGTTTTCAATATTCAAAATTGAATGAGAGCAAAGAGCAAATCAATACCATACAAACCGAAAAGTCAAAACTGCAGGAAACTGTTGTAAACTTGGAATCCAAAAATAAAACTACCGAAACGGTATTGAATGTCATCCGTGACGAGAATAACACTGTGGTAGCTTTGGGTGGACAAGCAGCTGCACCAACCGCTAAAGCCAAAATTTATTGGAACCAACAAACCCAAGTGGTCTATGTTGATGCCAGCGGTTTACCGGAACCACCGGAAGGTAAAGTATATCAAATTTGGTCACTCAAACTGCAACCGCAACTTACACCAACCAGTATTGGTCTTTTGGGTAACTTCAAAGACAACTCGAGTAAGGTATTTGCTGTAGCTAAAACCAGTGGTGCCGAAGCCTTCGGAATTACATTGGAACCTGCCGGCGGAAGTGCCTCACCAACTATGGAGCAACTCTATACTTTAGGAAAAGTATAATTTCAGAAATAACCCTTAACAAAAAAGTCCCGATGATTCGGGACTTTTTTTATTTCTTTCTGTAATGTTTTCTGTATTTCGGATAGGCTAAGGCTCCTATAAAAGTCATAGTGCCCAATGTGTACCAAATCCAACCCAGTGATTTAGCTTCACCGCTGGCATAGGAATGTAACCCTACCAAATGGAAATTCACCCCATAATAAGTAAACAATATAGATACAAAAGCGTACATCGCCATTAAATTAAACAACCATTTATTGCGCATAGCCGGCACAAAACGGGCATGTATAACAAAAGCATACACCATAATACTGATTAATGCCCAAGTTTCTTTAGGATCCCAGCCCCAGTATCTTCCCCAACTCTCGTTAGCCCATTGGCCTCCCAAAAAGTTTCCGATGGTTAACATTATCAACCCAACGGTCAACGCCATTTCATTGATATAAGTGATTTCTTTGATGTTCAATTCCATTTTGGCTTTGTTCTTTTCGGTGGTAAAGAAAATCAATACCAAAGACACAAAACCTAATATCATCCCCAAAGCAAACGGTCCGTAACTCGCTACGATTACCGCTACGTGAATCATTAACCAATAAGAATTCAATACCGGTTGCAGGTTGGCTATTTCCGGATCAATCCAGTTGGCGTAAGCAGCCGTTAGTATCATTGCTGTTACAAAAGCCGAAGAGGCCACGGTTAATTTTGATTTTCGATCAAAAGCCAAACCGAAGAACATGGTGGCCCAAGCTACATATACAATAGCTTCGTAAGCATTACTCCAAGGCGCATGGCCTGAAATATACCAACGAGCGATTAATCCTAAGGTATGCAAAGCAAACAGCAATCCGATTATAACATGCAACCCGTTGATGGTTATTCTTAAAATTTTTCGGTCTTTAAATATTTGAATGATGACTAATACAAACATCAAAGCTGCTGCGGTTATGTACCAATACGGTAACTTTTGGAAGACATCGTATTTGTTGTATAAAATCTCATAATCAATCTTTTGATCCGAAGGACGTACCGTTTTACCAAATTTCTTTTGATAAGCAATCATACCATTAAGCATGGTATTGGCCATGGTATAATTTTTCGATTTTTTGGCTAAGGATAAGGATTCCAAATAGTAAGGAAATGCGTTTTTAATAGTGTCTAATGCCGTTCCGGTAGTTTGACTAATTTCTAAATTAGAAACCCATTTATTGTTTTTGTCATTCGGAATCGGATAAATTTTTAAAATGCTGCCAAACAAAGCGCTGTTCATCAGGTTGATCTTCTTATCCGTTTCTACAAAATCTTTTTCAAACTGATTGGGATTGGCCGTTTTATAGGCTTCTTCTAAGTATGGCGCTAATTTGTAATTGCCTTTGGCATCAAAAAACTTCTTGAACGGAATAAACTTCATTTCGGCCTCTACGCCAATTATTTTTCGAATACTGTCGTTACCGGGTTTTACATAAATCAACGGCAATTCAATCCAAGCAAACGGAAACTGCTTCATGGATAGCAACACCTGGTCGGCATTCATTCCGTTATAAGTATCACTGTGGCTGACTTTTCGCAACAATTCAGAGGAAAAAGTATTAACCGGTTTCATTCTACCGCCGGCATCCTGAATGATGAGTCGACCAAATTGCTCGGCCTGTTTTTCCGGAACTTTATATGAAAGAATAGAGTCCAAGTAGTTAATGTCTTTGCTTTGATGCGGATGATTTTGCGCCAACCCATTAAAGGACACTAACAAAATTACCATCGAAGCCATTTTAGCTTTTTTATTTTTTACGTTTTCCAGCTTTCGCTTCAAATCGGCAAAGCGTGATTTTTTGACAAACATAATGGCCATCAAACAGAAGAACAATAAGAAATAACCCAGATAGGTAATGGTTGTTCCCCAGAAATCGTGATTTACAGAAAGTACCGTTCCTTTTTCATCGGGATCAAATGAAGCTTGGAAAAATCGGAATCCTTTGTAATCTAAAATATGATTCATATAAATTCGGGCATCAAACTTTTTAGTTGAATCTATAACAGTCACTCTACTTTCAAAAGCAGAGAAACTCTTCTCAGTTCCCGGGTATTTTTGTGCAATAAAATCAATTAGTTTCAAACTGAACGGCAATTCATATACTTTGCTGCCGTAGCTCAATGTAAATTCTAATTTACCGAGTTTATACACTTTGGGTTCTCCTTGTTTTCCTTTAGAACCAATTAGTGTTACCTCCTGTTCCTTCCCTTCTGATTTAAGGATTACTGTTAACGCATCTGTGCCGTTTTTGGGTTTGTAGTTCCCACTGGCTTCAAAAGATTTAAATCCTTTTTTAGGTGCATCCGGGAGTACAAACTGAGTACCGCCCACATTGTATAACGAGCGATACATTAGCGGTTGAACCGAATCTTTACCAACTTTTCCTTGCAATCGATCTGCCATTCGCATAAACTGTCCTTCAAAAGGAGAAGTAATGGTATTGGCTTTAGTATCAATATTGATTGCGCCTTTGGTGGGTTTATTGACCGCAAACAACATGTTGTGAATGTCTTGAATTTCGCCTTCTTTCAGCATGTGCTCATGACGCATCCCATCACCCGATTCAACCAACTTAAGGTATACCTCGCCTTTGTCGTCTTCTTTGATGGTTTCTTTGGCATCTAAGACGTAGTTTTTGTATTCTATTTCAAACGGTATAGTCGCAAATTTCTCGTTAATGGAAAAATAGTTATTCGTTACCGGTGACAACAGCATAGGTTTTTCAAAAATGCGGCGTTTCAAACTGCCTTCGTACATTCCATCAACAAAAACGGTCAAATAGCATTTATCCGAATAAAGCTGATTGGAAGTGGCACCTTCTCGTATAGGCATCATTCCTTCGTAGCTAATGTACCTTGTGATAAAAGCACCGGTGATGATGAAAATAAAAGACAAATGCAGCAAGAGTGTGGCCCATTTTTCTTTTTTGTACAATTGATAGCGTTTAATGTTTCCTATGAAATTAATCATAAAGAACAGCATTATAGCTTCAAACCACCAAGCGTTGTACACCCAAATTCGTGCGGTATCAGTATTGTATTTACTTTCGATGAACGTTCCTGCGGCCATGGCTACGGCAAAACCAAGAAACAAAATCGCCATTAAACGTGTGGAGAATAAAATGGAGTATATTTTTTTTCCATGAGGTGGAATATTTTTTAAAAAAGTGCTACAAAAATAGCGTAAATAAATAGATTTATGCTTCATATTTTTTGGGTTTTAATTCTTTTTTAAGAGTTGTGGATTTCTTTGATTTAAAATAAAAAATAAAACTATTTTTCGATAATTTAGCCACATGATTCGAGTAACACTTATTGGTTCCGGAAATGTGGCCCAGCATCTGATACAAGCGTTCAGTCAAACGACTGCTGTTGAGTTGGTTCAGGTGTTTTCAAGACAACCGGAAACAGTGGCACATTTGGTATCTGCTCACCAAATCATCTCTGATTTTAATAAACTGCAAAAGGTCGACCTAATCATCATAGCAGTAATTGATGATGCCATTAGTGAGGTTTCGAATCAAATTCCGTTTGAAAATCAACTGGTAGTGCATACCTCGGGAAGTGTGGCTATGGAAGCTTTAAATGCTAAAAACCGTCGAGGTGTTTTTTATCCTTTACAAACGTTTTCCAAAGCCAAAGCCATTAACTTTAAAGTGGTTCCTATTTGTTTAGAAACCGAAAACGATGGTGATTATAATACACTGGAAACGGTTGCCAAAGCTATATCAAACGTGATTTACCGCATCAATTCCGAGCAAAGAAAAGCCCTGCATGTCGCGGCCGTTTTTGTTTCCAATTTTGTCAATCATTTGTATCAGATTGGCGAAACCATTTGCACCGAAAACCAACTAGACTTTGCGATTTTAAAGCCTTTAATTCAGGAAACGGCGGATAAAATTTTGACTCTTTCACCTGCGGAAGCCCAAACCGGACCAGCTAAGCGACAAGATTCGCAAACGATTAATACGCATTTGGCCTTTTTAACCGATGACCATCAAAAAGAAATTTATAAACTGCTAACAAAATCAATTATCGATAATGGGAAAAAGCTATAAAGAAATATTAAACAACATCTCTACTTTCATCTTTGATGTAGACGGCGTTTTGACTGATAGTACCGTACATATTACACCTACCGGAGAAATGCTTCGCATCATGAATATTCGCGACGGATTTGCGATGAAAGCGGCTATCGAAAGTGGTTATAACGTTTGCATTATATCGGGAGGAAACAACGAAGGCGTTCGTATTCGCTTGAAAAATTTAGGCATTACCGATATTCATTTGGCTTCGCCGGATAAAGTGGCTACTTTCAAAGAATATACCGAATTGTACAATATTGATCCGGAACGAGTACTGTATATGGGGGATGACATTCCCGATTATCATGTAATGCAATTGGTGGGTTTGCCTACGTGTCCACAAGATGCCAGCCCTGAAATTAAGGCAATTTCCAAATACATTTCACACAAAAAAGGCGGGAAAGGCGCTGTGCGCGAAATGATTGAACAAGTGATGAAAGTTCAAGGCAAATGGCACTTGTATTATAACGGAAAACACGATTAAATTTACACTACAACAAATCAAAAATTACTGAATTCAGCAAAAATGAACTTTTTAAAACTAATACGTTACCAAAACCTTTTACTATTGGCATTAATGCAACTGATTTTTCGTTATGGTTTTTTGAAATACCAAGCGATTTATTTGTTTTTAACTGATATTCAGTATGGTTTATTGGTTTTGTCTACCGTTTTGATTGCCGCCGCGGGTTATGTAATCAATGACATTATGGACCAGGAAACCGATGCGGATAACAAACCCAATCATGTGATTATCGGTAAAAGCATATCAGAAGCGATGGGATACAACTTGTATTTTACACTGAATGTAACCGGTGTCGGCATTGGTTTTTATCTGTCGAATGTGATTCAGAAACCTACTTTTGGAGGACTTTTTATCATCATAGTAACGGTATTGTATTTATATGCTACCAGCTTTAAAAAGATGCTTTTGGTCGGTAATATCATAGTGGCGTTGGTGTTATCAATGAGTATTTTAATCATAAGCATTTTTGATTTGCTGCCGTTGACTTATGCTGATAACCGTAGCGAAATGTCGGTCATTTTTTCTTTCTTAATGGACTATGCCATCTTTGCTTTTATACTAAATCTCATTCGGGAAATTATTAAAGACATGGAAGACGTAGATGGTGATTACAACCAAGGAATGAATACCTTACCTATTGCTATTGGTGTAAACCGAACGGCTAAAGTGGTCTTTGGATTAGGGATTATGGCAACACTACTCTTACTTTGGTACATCAACACTTACCTGATGGCAAACCAACTGTATTATGCTGTAATTTACGGATTGCTTTTAATCGTAGGGCCGATGATTTTCTTTGTAATCAAAATGTGGAATGCCACTGCTAAAAAAGATTTCCAACTATTGAGTACTGTATTGAAATGGATTATTTTCTTCGGCATACTTTCAGTGGTGGTGATTACTTTTAACATCAAAAATCATGGATAACGAACACCTCAAAAACTATAAAATTATTCTAGCTTCGGGTTCCCCCAGAAGGCAACAGTTTTTTAAGGACATGGATTTGACTTTTGACATTCGGTTGAAAGACATTGAAGAAATCTATCCGGACCACCTGCAAGGGGTAGAAATTACTAACTATTTGGCTGAATTAAAAGCCGGTGCTTTTGATGGAGAACTTCAACAAAATGAGCTATTGGTTACGAGCGACACCATTGTTTGGCTAAACAACCAAGCTTTGGGCAAACCCAAAAATTACGATGATGCAGTAGCCATTTTAAAATCATTATCCAATAAAACGCATGAAGTAATCACCTCGGTATGCTTCAAAACGATACACAAAACCGAAACTATTTTTGAAGTCACCAAAGTAACTTTTAACGAACTTACCGAAGCGGCCATTCACTATTACCTGGATAATTGCAAACCCTTTGACAAAGCAGGTGCTTACGGCATTCAGGAATGGATTGGCCTAGTCGGCATTACCAAAATTGAAGGTTCCTATACCAATGTCGTCGGGCTGCCAACCGAAAAAGTGTATCACTATTTGAGTCACTTCGAGGCAGAGAACTAAAAAATAACTACCTTTCAATAAAATAAAAAGTATGTCTGAAACCGTAAAATTCCCCTTTTATATTAAACTGGCAGCCATATTACTTTGTTTGATTGGGCTGTTCACGATTACTTATTTAGGACGAGACATTATTTTTCCGATACTGCTTTCGTTGCTTTTTGCCATTATTTTGCGCCCGGTAGTTACTTTTTTGATCAAGCGACTTCGTTTTCCTCATTTCATTGCAGTAGTCTTTGCTATAGTGTTGTTTGTGATGCTCTTTCTGGGTGTCTTTTATTTTATTTCCCTTCAGGTGAGTGATATGGCCAATGATTGGAGCAAAATAAAGAATAACTTCTATTACCATATTGAGCATTTTCAGCAATTGATTCGGGATAATTTTCATTTGAGTAAAAGAGAACAAAACGAGATTATCACAAATGCCACCAAAGACACGCTGGTTTCTGGGCAACAAATCGTTGGAAGCACATTGAATTCGTTTACGGATATCGTTTTAAATCTAACGCTGATCCCTATTTACACCTTTCTTTTTCTACTGTATCAAAATTTATTTATTACTTTTTTAATCAAATTATATAAACCGATACACCACAAAAAACTACGCGAAATACTATACGAAATCAAAATAGCCGTCCAAAGTTATGTTGTAGGATTGCTATTTGAAATGGTAGCGGTTTCAGTATTAACAACCATTGGCTTGTACCTTATTGGTATTGAATACTTTATTTTGTTAGGCATCATTACCGGAATTTTGAATTTGGTGCCTTACATCGGAATACTATTTGCCGGCGCCTTGAGTATAGTGGTTTCGCTTTCAGGCTCCACAGATTTATCAATTGTCGTCGGAGTAATTGTGGTGAATATTATTGTGCAACTTATCGATAATAATATATTGGTTCCGCTGTTTGTCAATTCAAAAGTGCAAATCAATGCACTAGTTTCGATAGTCGGAATTATTGTTGGCAATGTTTTAGGAGGGATTACCGGAATGTTTCTAGCGATTCCGATTATTGCCATTATAAAAGTGATTTTCGACCGAATAGAATCTTTAGAACCTTGGGGCTATCTGATGGGAGATGATTTACCGAAAACCTTCGAATGGCACAAAATCAAAATTCCGTTGTATAACTACAACACCTCCACCACTACCATCAATTTCAGCAGTGATACTCCCGAAGAAATCGTTCCTGAAAATGAGGAAAACGATACCATTGAAAATAAGAGCGACTAGTTTTAAATTAACTTTAGATAAAAGATATGACTTTCTTTTCTGATTTTGCCAAAGAGGTAATCGCAACCGGAATTCTGTTAGTTCTTGTTATTGTGCTGCGAGTTTTAGTGGCCAAATTGATTCGTCGTTATGCCAAACTCTCCTCTATCATGGAGCATCGGACGAATTTAGTTATTAAATACATTCATCTATTAATCAATATACTGGCATTGGTTTGCCTTATTGTAATTTGGGGCGTACAGAAAAAAGACATTCTTTTCACCTTATCCTCTGTTACTACCGTGGTGGGTGTAGCCATGTTTGCCCAATGGTCAATACTAAGTAATATCACTTCCGGAATTATTTTGTTTTTCTTTTTTCCTTTTCGGATTGGAGATATTATCAGTGTTCATGATAAAGATTTTCCGATTCAAGCCGAAATTGAAGACATCAAAGCGTTTCACATCTATTTAAAAACCGACAAAGGCGAACGCATCACCTACCCTAACAACTTACTCTTACAAAAGGGAATTTCTATCATCAGGCAAAAGTATGATGATACAGAATTTACGGATTAATTTTAATTATGTAAATTTTAAAAAAAATCATGTAACACTCTTTGGCTATCGACCAACTAATTTTGTTTTATACAATAACAAAAATTATGTCTAATCTAATTGACTTATATTTCTGAACATTTCAATCATAGAAATAGCAGCAATTAAATTAAAAAAGAGAATTATGAGAACAACTAAATTAGTATTACTGGTAGCGCTGTTTGCGGCTACGGTAAGTAGTAAAGCGCAAGTTTCTGTGAATGTCAATATTGGAACACCTCCGGTTTGGGCTCCTGCAGCACCCGTTGAAGTAGAATATTACTATCTTCCGGATATCGGAGTGTACTATGATGTACCGGCACGAGCTTATATTTATTTCGGAAACGGTGCATGGAGACGTAGTGCTTATCTTCCGGCTCGTTACAGAGGATACGATTTGCATCATGGACATACAGTATATTTAACCGATTATCACGGAAGGACGCCTTACGTATATTATAAACAGCATAAAGTAAAATACAAAGGGGATTATGGCTGGAAGAAAAATGGTCATGATAACGGAAACCACAATGGCAATTTCAAAGGAAATAACGGAAATGGTAAAGGTCATGGCAATGGTCATGGTAAAGGCCACGGAAGAAAATAAAAAAACACTATAAACCGTCATAAGTAAAGGCTGAGAAATTTCTCAGCCTTTACTTTTTTGACAGTAATAGAACAAAAACTAAGTAGTTAATAATCAATTATATAAAATAATACAATTCCTAGTATTTTGTTAAAACTGTGTATTTCATCGATAATCCAATCTTATTAACGGATTTGTAACCAAATCTTTGTATATCTTTGTCGTAGATTTTTATTAAAAATGCCGCTCGATATTTTTGTTAATCCCAAATCTACAAAAACATGAAAACGACTAAAGTACTCCTCGTCCTTTTTATTGCCTTGATATCCAATGGTATCCATGCACAAGAGACTGCAATAAAAAAAGAATCATTACCCATCAACAGCAAAAACAACTGTTACCTTCGCTATTACTATTTTCCTAATCTGGAAGCTTATTTCGATAATCTGAAAATGGTGTATTACTACAAAGAAAAAGGCGAATGGGTAACTGCTCCTGAACTTCCTGAAAACTTTGGTGGCTATTCATTATACAATAAAGCCCGGGTAACCATCAATAATTTTGATGATGAGAATCCGTATCAATTGATATTGCTTCACAAAAAAATCTATCCTTACAACTCTAAAGGAAGATTTGCCTACGCTACTACCGGCGGAACAGATTAGATTAAATCTGCACGATTGTTAAAATAAAAATAATTAAAACATACATTTTTATTTAATCTGTATATTTGAAGCTATTGCACCTCTAACGCTTATAAAATGCAAAAGCTTTACACTTTTTCTATTGCCGTTTTACTTTTCACTTTTCAATCGGGTTGGGCACAACAGCCCCAAAAACCTGATGCTGTCGACTTATACAATCAAATTCAAAAGCTGAATTTTTTAGGTTCCGTGCTATACATTGCAGCGCATCCCGACGATGAAAACACGCGTCTTATCTCCTATTTGTCCAATGATATAAAAGCCCGCACCGGTTATTTATCGTTAACCCGTGGCGATGGCGGACAAAATCTTATCGGACCTGAATTACGGGAACAACTGGGCGTTATTCGCACACAAGAATTAATAGAAGCACGAAAAATAGATGGCGGAGAACAATTCTTTTCGCGCGCCAATGACTTTGGTTTTTCTAAAAACCCTGATGAAACATTACAAATATGGGACAAAGACCAAGTGCTTAGCGATGTTATCTGGACCATCAGAAAGTTTCAACCGGATGTAATCATCAATCGGTTTGATCATCGTTCGCCGGGCACTACGCATGGGCATCATACTTCCTCAGCTATGTTGAGTTTCGAAGCTTTTGACAAAGTAAACGATGCTACAGTTTTTCCAAATCAATTGCAGTATGTAACCACCTGGCAACCCAAACGCTTATTTTTCAACACCTCGTGGTGGTTTTATGGCAGTAAAGAAAAATTTGATGCCGCTGACAAAACCAATTTAATCAACCTTAAAATAGGAACCTATTACCCATCAATGGGTAAATCTAATCAGGAAATTGCCGCGTTGAGTCGAAGTCGTCATCAGTCACAAGGTTTTGGCTCTACCGGAACCCGTGGTGAAGAAGACGAATACCTGGAATTCCTGAAAGGCGAAACTCCTCAAAATAAAACCAATCTTTTTGAAGGCATTGATACCACTTGGAATCGTGTAAAAAATGGCAAACCTATAGGCGATATTCTTGCTGTCGTTGAGAAAAACTTTGATTTCAAAAACCCTTCCGCCAGTATTCCGGAATTAGTAAAAGCCTATGATTTAATTCAAAAGTTGGAGGATACCCATTGGAAAAGTCTTAAATCCGAAGAAATCAAAAAAATTATTGCCGGTTGTGCCGGTTTGTATCTCGAAGCCGTTGCCGATACTCAGGAAGCTACGCCGGGAAGTACATTAAAAGTTAAATTGGAAGCCATTAACAGAAGTTCCGCTGCAATCAATTGGAACACCATTGTTACTTATCCCAATTCGATGAACACGCAGGAAATCACGCCGATGCCGAATAACAAATCGATTACTAAATCCATTGAACTGCAACTTCCCAATGACCTCAATTATACTAATGCCTATTGGTTAAACCAAAAAGGAACCGTCGGGATGTATCGTGTAGACAATCAGCAAAACATTGGAAAACCGGACATCATTCGAGAAGTAAAAGTGTTCTTTGTTCTTGAAATTAACGGCGTAAACATTCCGTATGAACGCAATGTGGTTTACAAATACAACGATGATGTAAAAGGCGAAGTCTACCAACCGCTGGATATTGTTCCGGTGGCTACTTCTTCTATTGCCGAGAAAGTCTACATTTTCAATAATGACCGAAGTAAAACCATCACGGTAAAAGTAAAAGCCGGAAAAGACAACCTCAGTGGCAATGTAAAACTTCAAGTGCCGCAAGATTGGAAAGCCTCTCCTTCAGAAATTCCGTTTACCGTTGACAAAAAAGGACAGGAAGTATTGGCGGTTTTTACCGTTTCTCCTTCTGAAGAAGCCAGCGAAATCGACATCAAAAGCATAGTGACTATTGACGGACAATCGTACGACCAAAACAAAATTGACATCAACTATCCGCACATTTACAAACAAATGGTAATCAAACCGGCCGAAGCCAAAGGCATTCGTTTAAAAATTAAAACCAAAAATGAAAAAATTGCCTATATCATGGGCGCCGGTGATGAAGTGCCTAAAAGTTTATTACAGATGGGATATGAAGTCCAACTACTGAAACTGGAAGAAATCAGTGCCGAAAAGTTGCAAGGATTTGATGTGGTAATGACCGGAATTCGTGCCTATAATGTGGTCAATGCGTTAGCGTTCAAACAAGCAATTCTGTTAGATTTTGTCAAAAACGGGAAAACAATGATAGTGCAATACAACACTACAGATGATTTGGTAACCAAAGACATCGCTCCTTATCCGATAAAAATTTCCCGCGACCGCGTGACCGAAGAAAATGCAGAAGTTCGCTTTTTAGCACCAAAACATCAGGTATTAAATTATCCAAACAAAATAACCGCTGAGGATTTCAAAGGATGGAAACAGGAACAAGGTTTGTACTATCCAAGTGAATGGGACTCCAATTTTACAGCAGTTATCTCAGCCAATGACAAAGGTGAGAAACCAAAAGACGGAGCGTTACTACTTGCCAAATACGGCAAAGGAAATTATATTTATACCGGACTGAGCTTCTTTCGTGAATTGCCCGAAGGCGTTCCGGGGGCCTTCCGACTACTGGCCAACATGATAGCAATAGGAAAATAATATGGAAACTAAGAAATCATCATGGAAGAATAGCTACACTTGGGTCTTAATCATCAATGCTATTTATATTATCGTCTTTTTTATTCTAATGCAATTATTCTTTTAATATGCAGCAACTCGACTGGATTGTTTTATCGGTAACCTTACTTTTTATAGTTTCCTATGGCGTATACAAAACCCGAGGAAGCAAAAACGTAGAAGATTATATTTTAGGAAATAAGGAAACCCCTTGGTGGACGGTAGGTTTATCAGTAATGGCAACACAGGCCAGCGCCATAACCTTCCTCTCTACTCCGGGACAAGCTTATCATGACGGCATGGGATTTGTGCAGTTTTATTTCGGTTTGCC
Above is a genomic segment from Flavobacterium phycosphaerae containing:
- a CDS encoding Maf-like protein — translated: MDNEHLKNYKIILASGSPRRQQFFKDMDLTFDIRLKDIEEIYPDHLQGVEITNYLAELKAGAFDGELQQNELLVTSDTIVWLNNQALGKPKNYDDAVAILKSLSNKTHEVITSVCFKTIHKTETIFEVTKVTFNELTEAAIHYYLDNCKPFDKAGAYGIQEWIGLVGITKIEGSYTNVVGLPTEKVYHYLSHFEAEN
- a CDS encoding AI-2E family transporter, yielding MSETVKFPFYIKLAAILLCLIGLFTITYLGRDIIFPILLSLLFAIILRPVVTFLIKRLRFPHFIAVVFAIVLFVMLFLGVFYFISLQVSDMANDWSKIKNNFYYHIEHFQQLIRDNFHLSKREQNEIITNATKDTLVSGQQIVGSTLNSFTDIVLNLTLIPIYTFLFLLYQNLFITFLIKLYKPIHHKKLREILYEIKIAVQSYVVGLLFEMVAVSVLTTIGLYLIGIEYFILLGIITGILNLVPYIGILFAGALSIVVSLSGSTDLSIVVGVIVVNIIVQLIDNNILVPLFVNSKVQINALVSIVGIIVGNVLGGITGMFLAIPIIAIIKVIFDRIESLEPWGYLMGDDLPKTFEWHKIKIPLYNYNTSTTTINFSSDTPEEIVPENEENDTIENKSD
- a CDS encoding mechanosensitive ion channel domain-containing protein gives rise to the protein MTFFSDFAKEVIATGILLVLVIVLRVLVAKLIRRYAKLSSIMEHRTNLVIKYIHLLINILALVCLIVIWGVQKKDILFTLSSVTTVVGVAMFAQWSILSNITSGIILFFFFPFRIGDIISVHDKDFPIQAEIEDIKAFHIYLKTDKGERITYPNNLLLQKGISIIRQKYDDTEFTD
- a CDS encoding PIG-L family deacetylase; this encodes MQKLYTFSIAVLLFTFQSGWAQQPQKPDAVDLYNQIQKLNFLGSVLYIAAHPDDENTRLISYLSNDIKARTGYLSLTRGDGGQNLIGPELREQLGVIRTQELIEARKIDGGEQFFSRANDFGFSKNPDETLQIWDKDQVLSDVIWTIRKFQPDVIINRFDHRSPGTTHGHHTSSAMLSFEAFDKVNDATVFPNQLQYVTTWQPKRLFFNTSWWFYGSKEKFDAADKTNLINLKIGTYYPSMGKSNQEIAALSRSRHQSQGFGSTGTRGEEDEYLEFLKGETPQNKTNLFEGIDTTWNRVKNGKPIGDILAVVEKNFDFKNPSASIPELVKAYDLIQKLEDTHWKSLKSEEIKKIIAGCAGLYLEAVADTQEATPGSTLKVKLEAINRSSAAINWNTIVTYPNSMNTQEITPMPNNKSITKSIELQLPNDLNYTNAYWLNQKGTVGMYRVDNQQNIGKPDIIREVKVFFVLEINGVNIPYERNVVYKYNDDVKGEVYQPLDIVPVATSSIAEKVYIFNNDRSKTITVKVKAGKDNLSGNVKLQVPQDWKASPSEIPFTVDKKGQEVLAVFTVSPSEEASEIDIKSIVTIDGQSYDQNKIDINYPHIYKQMVIKPAEAKGIRLKIKTKNEKIAYIMGAGDEVPKSLLQMGYEVQLLKLEEISAEKLQGFDVVMTGIRAYNVVNALAFKQAILLDFVKNGKTMIVQYNTTDDLVTKDIAPYPIKISRDRVTEENAEVRFLAPKHQVLNYPNKITAEDFKGWKQEQGLYYPSEWDSNFTAVISANDKGEKPKDGALLLAKYGKGNYIYTGLSFFRELPEGVPGAFRLLANMIAIGK